In Elaeis guineensis isolate ETL-2024a chromosome 1, EG11, whole genome shotgun sequence, a genomic segment contains:
- the LOC105033739 gene encoding serine/threonine-protein kinase-like protein At1g28390, translating into MKNFSYADIIAATKGFSLGQLIGKGSHGSVYKGKLKDGKLVAVKKPLEGVRSLGDHDPKLSNEIDILSSIKNSSVVNLIGVCHGPANKFLIMEFMPNGSLHDLLHLHPEPPPWPRRTVMAIQIARAVLSLHEAKPPIIHRDIKSANILLDRNWNARLADFGLAVSDDSLQPPVSTVPAGTIGYMDPCYTESGQLGPKSDVFSFGVVLLELMSSRKVMDMDSDPSSIVAWAVPMIRARRVVEVCDRRVALPDGMLRPIDRMLSIAVRCVSENVERRPLMGEVVRELERVVEGLWWPIWGPIRRGITDRVHRCVRAWRRCVKKRVTTTKIACKDHLIDGGNHDCSDDGVSPRRKA; encoded by the coding sequence ATGAAGAACTTCAGCTATGCAGACATCATAGCCGCCACCAAAGGCTTCTCTCTCGGGCAGCTAATTGGGAAGGGAAGCCATGGGAGTGTCTACAAAGGCAAGCTCAAAGATGGAAAGCTCGTAGCAGTGAAGAAGCCACTGGAAGGGGTCCGATCTCTTGGAGATCATGACCCAAAACTAAGCAACGAGATCGACATACTTTCATCCATAAAGAATTCAAGCGTCGTCAATCTAATAGGAGTCTGTCACGGTCCAGCAAACAAGTTTCTCATCATGGAGTTCATGCCCAACGGCTCGCTTCATGACCTCCTCCACCTCCATCCAGAGCCGCCACCTTGGCCTCGGCGTACCGTCATGGCTATCCAGATCGCCCGTGCCGTTCTCTCACTCCACGAGGCGAAGCCTCCCATCATCCACCGAGATATCAAGTCGGCTAACATTTTGTTAGACCGTAACTGGAACGCGAGGCTCGCCGACTTCGGCCTTGCTGTCAGTGACGATAGCCTGCAGCCGCCAGTTTCCACGGTACCGGCAGGAACAATAGGGTACATGGATCCATGTTATACTGAATCGGGACAGTTGGGTCCAAAGAGTGATGTGTTCAGCTTTGGAGTGGTGTTGTTGGAGCTCATGAGCTCTAGGAAGGTGATGGACATGGACAGCGATCCTTCTTCGATCGTCGCATGGGCTGTGCCGATGATCCGAGCTCGTCGGGTGGTGGAAGTTTGTGATCGGAGGGTGGCATTGCCCGATGGCATGCTGAGGCCAATCGATCGGATGCTAAGTATTGCAGTGCGGTGCGTTTCAGAGAATGTGGAGAGGAGGCCATTGATGGGGGAGGTTGTAAGGGAGTTGGAGAGGGTGGTGGAAGGTCTATGGTGGCCAATTTGGGGTCCTATAAGGAGAGGGATCACCGATAGAGTCCATAGATGTGTTCGAGCTTGGAGGAGGTGTGTGAAGAAGAGGGTGACAACGACAAAGATCGCCTGCAAGGACCACTTGATTGACGGTGGGAACCATGATTGCAGTGATGATGGAGTGAGTCCAAGAAGGAAGGCATGA